atTCGAATTCAACATAGTCATAGCTAAGATAGGATAACGTCTGTCGGATCCACGGATCAGCTAGTTGGttattgtaaaacataaatgaGTGAcgtgatagaaaaagagagagagaaTGTTATTGTCTTCGTTGCACAGCACACCCAGTGATcgtcatgcctctggcggcTGTAAAGTTGTAAACCATTATGTTGACGTACCCCCAACACTCGGTTGCCCGACCTAACTatgaagtattttaatatatagaacAAATATTGTCTATGATAGAAGATAAATCTATAAATCGCAATCTAATATTTTTTCGGTGTGGTctcagtatttatttaatacttacatgtcttattaaaattgattagcAAAGAAGTAGCATATAAATTGTTAGAGTTATATAAATTTGAGCAATTGGTGTGGTTTGCCTTAAATCATGGCGACTATATCATTTGCTAAAAGTTTGGTTAACCCAGGTAAAATAATAACTAGTTTTTTTCTGTGTATTATTTTGAGTTATTATTAGTGGACAATGTTTAAATTTAGCATGTTTTAAAGTACAAcaaattattcatataatatttattaatttattgcattagcagtatagtataattataaggttatattatgtaaaagttttatattgaGACGATCGGCTTAGTTACCTGTAAATAGTTCATTTATAATCCTGTATAGAACTtcatttttaatcttaattcgATGTTTAACAGCACTcaaattagtattaaaacaaaGCCAGCCTTCTTACTTACGATGCGTTGGGGTGCCCTCTTTGACTCCTCTGAGTATTATACTGCGAAGAAACTACGCCGAGAAGCAGGTCTTTGAGAGAACTAAACCCCATTGCAATGTAGGTACTATTGGACATGTTGATCATGGAAAAACTACTTTGACAGCTGCAATTACTAAAGGTAAAACGACTTTAGTTagtagaaattatttattgagtGTTAAACtgaaacaatacatatttaataacttCATTTTAGTTCTTGCCGACTTAAACTTAGCCCAGAAGAAGGGCTACTCTGATATTGATAATGCACCAGAAGAGAAAGCTAGGGGTATCACAATTAACGTTGCTCATGTTGAATACCAGACAGAGAAAAGGCATTATGGTCACACTGATTGTCCTGGCCATGCTGATTACATTAAGGTACTtagtacaataatttaaataccaGTTCTTTACAATACACCAAATTTCCACACAGTTTCTTCAAAACTATTATACTTTAACTATATATAtcaagagatttttttttaaataaaatcagcaTGTGCATCTTGATTTTATATTGTTTGCACTTTTAGAATATGATCACAGGGACAGCACAAATGGACGGAGCCATACTTGTAGTGGCTGCAACAGATGGTGTTATGCCTCAAACAAGGGAACATCTCATCCTTGCTAAGCAAATTGGTATCCAGCATGTTGTGGTTTTCATCAATAAAGTTGATGCTGCTGATCAAGAGATGGTAGAACTTGTAGAAATGGAAATTCGTGAACTTATGACTGAAATGGGCTATGACGGAGACAATATTCCTGTAATTAAGGGTAATGTTCACTTAAAAGTTTGAAAttctacagttttttttaacatagatataaaaaattaattttaaaatgttcacaGGTTCAGCTTTATGTGCTCTAGAAGGGAAAAGTCCAGAAATTGGAACAGATGCCATTGTGAAACTGTTAGAAGAGGTAGATTCGTTTATTCCTACTCCTGTTCGTGAACTGGACAAGCCATTCCTCTTACCAGTGGAGGCTGTCCACTCAATTCCTGGTCGTGGTACTGTAGTCACTGGTCGTTTATATAGAGGTAACTTGTTATAGAGCTTTTTTCTTATATACATACTAGtagaccccgcaaacgttgtttttccatatatgttatttaacccccacttataacttaggagtatgaaaaatagatgttggccaattcttagatctacccgatatacacacaaaatttcataaaaatctgtccacccgttCGGAGGAATATTtcaactaacattgtgacatgagaattttatatataagatatatcatgatgaaaataaataacaaaataataatttataggtaCATTGAAGAAGGGTACTGAATGTGAAATTGTTGGCCATGGTAAGGTCATGAAGACTACAGTTACTGGAGTAGAAATGTTCCACAAGACTTTGGATGAAGCTCAGGCTGGTGATCAACTTGGTGCCTTAGTGCGTGCAGTTAAAAGGGAACAAATTAAAAGAGGCATGGTAATGGCAAAGCCTGGCACTGTTAAAGCCCATGACTCTTTCGAAGCTGCAGTCTACATTTTAAGTAAGGAAGAGGGAGGTCGTTCAAAACCTTTTACATCATTTATTCAACTTCAGATGTTTTCTATGACATGGGATTGCGCCACTCAGGTTACTATTCCCCAGAAAGAAATGGTTATGCCAGGAGAAGATGCTACGTAAGTATATTAAAGgttatttaaaaacaacataCAGCTTGATATAAAGAATACATTGtttcaattgaaaatatatcattacagtatataatttactattgtttatatttaacatgATTATGGTTGCTTTGTAGGatagttaaaaattttagtttctCAAGAAATATGTTCATATAGAGCAAAtacaatattcattttaaagttatttaataattgaaatttattacaGATTAAATTTGAGACTCGTGAAGCCTATGGTATGTGAACCTGGACAAAGGTTTACTCTTCGTTTAGGAGACTTGACATTAGGAACAGGTgtcattactaaaataaatgctAATCTCTCAGAAGAAGAGAGGTTGAAGATTATGGAAGGAAAGAAGGCAAGGGAAAaggcagcagcagcagcagcagcaaaGAAGTAAAATGATGTATTGTTATATAAGTTATAGACATGTAGTTATATATTGTAcgcatttaaaaattacataaataaatcaaaaaaatatatatatattttcagttttattccTTTCTTGAattgttagttattttttactgGCTAATTGATTAGTTATTTTGAGAATTGACTCcagtttaaataaaagaaatgttacatttttttaagtttattccAAAAGTATCATCACAattttaaagtgaaatattGTCAGTCCTTATATATCAAACATGGATTGTTCTTGATAAATAAATGATGTAATGGACAAGTTTATCTGAAGTGAAGtattacaaacaaaacacaTTAGTAAATTATGAATTGTTAAAATGTAAAGGTTACAGACCTTAACAAAAAACACTAATTTTTATGCTTTctgtatacaaaatataatactataGAAAAGATCTTCAACACACAAAACTTAAACAGTTAATTTGCAAATGTTTCAAATAACTTGACAGAATacttaatattatgaaattgtgTTGTATAGATGTTAGTTTCTATGACTTACAATAACATTGAACTAAGAACGTAAGAATTATAACAAGATTATTGAACCTAAAGAGTTTACCTTTACATGCATATTTTGAAGCAGATGATATTATTAAGACTCAATATTGAACAGAACTCGTGAACCAATTGCAACCTAATGGAatgaaattattgaaaaactAATTTCAATGTATGCTTAATTAGCTTTGATCACATTTATAAGAGGGCActggaaatttaattttattttgctatatttACAAGTCTTCATCTTCTTCTGGCAGAGCGGTATCTTGTGCCTCTTTAAGATCCTTTTCAATCTGGTTCTGCCATTGTGGGTCCATCGTAACTTCTGGAGGTACAAGAGCAGGCATAGCAACAAATTCTAGGTTACCATCTCCAATCAGCTTTCTTGCCAACCACAAGAAGGGTTTTTCAAAGTTGTAGTTTGACTTAGCAGAGATATCATAATactgaaataaaagaaaataaaaacattatttctctATACACACTactgtaaattttattactgtgtacattttaattgtaaattcaCCTGAAGATTCTTTTTTCTGTGGAATACAATTGTTTTCGCTTTTACTTTTCTGTCCTTGATATCGACTTTGTTACCACAAAGCACAATTGGGATACCTTCACACACTCGAACTAAATCTCTATGCCAGTTGGGCACATTTTTGTACGTTACACGAGATGTTACATCGAACATGATGATAGCGCATTGACCTTGAATGTAGTAACCATCACGAAGGCCTCCAAATTTCTCCTGACCAGCAGTATCCCAAACGTTAAATCTGATGGGGCCACGATTTGTGTGGAAAACTAAAGGATGAACTTCGACGCCGAGAGTCGCGACGTATCTTTTCTCGAACTCTCCAGTCAAGTGTCGTTTGACAAATGTGGTTTTGCCGGTACCACCATCTCCGACCAGCACGCATTTGAATGTGGGCATATCATCTGCCATTTTTggatttgtttttgtaaatctaTTCCtgaaaacaaagttttaaaattaaaaactcgcGTCTTTCTTTTGACATGACGCACCATATATAACTACGatacttttattgtttatgtaaCAAGGCATTTTGCAGCATTTTAACAACAATAGTTAATATACATTGTTAGAAATCTAATGGATTGATTGTTAGGCTTGTATTGACaagttaaatttgttttaagttttGACCGAAAGGCGCTCAACTGTCCTCACAGGAATTTAGCTCATTGGTACCGAAGTTTAATAGAAAACACTCACAAACTACAcactataaacataaaataaaaactaaattagaaAGTATGTTACAcatagaatttatttaattgatataaaaacaaagtttaccgagattatttaagaaatttgagATTTAATTCCGTGCTCTGAAAAGTCGTTACGGCTCACAATGGCGTCACTTGACTAAACGGAAGAACCGCTTGACACCCACAGGCGCATTGACTGCAATAGTCAAATTAGTTACTCATTGATTTTATTAGACATTTGATACTTTTAACTCTTTGAGAATTAAATTACACTGtttgtctttaaaaaatatgattaatttttaaacaactttatttttataatgtaagaagtgtttatatttgtaaaatttagtGATCCAAAAACGATACTCTGAGATACTGCTTTACCGACTCTCCAGTAATGACGTCATATACTTCAGAGTCAGTTACGCCATCTACAACTTTGTAATAATTGTCCTAGTAGACTGATGGATGGAAGTTTCGTTCGTTCGTTGTATCGATTTTTTGAGTGAAGTGAACTAGTGTTCGTGTCCTTTAGTTTAGTGACGTTTGTTAGAAAAATATCTGTGAATGGGATTGTGTAACGAGATAAAACGTTTATTTGGTGTGTGATTTTCTATTAAGGATGACGAAGGACAGGTTAGCGGCGCTTCAAGCGGTAAGCCTCCCCTTTACTCTTCCTAATATAACCAATGGTTATTTAATGACCTCGAATTCACAAAGAAGTTGCTATGTAACTATGCATACTTTGTAGCTTAGTAGTTAACATTTCTACTTCAGTAATTTCCTTGACTGTCATTCTAAAAAGCAGTCCTAAGATTTCGTTTTCTGGTCGCCCCACCCGTGACTTCTTTGCTGAATGATAGTGGTCGTTCTGTCATTGAAGCAAGACAATTTGTTGCGATCCGCAGTGTTCCTTCTAAACGCCTAAATTGGGACCAGTCTACTAAGTATTCCTTACATTGAAAtccattaaaatattgtagGATTCTTCACCCTCAATGAtctctacaaataattattctaagtgtttaattagaaaaagaaataataaaaactaagtaATATGTAAGTTAAACTTaggaaaaaaatactaattaatgtATGTAGTTACATTaggaacaaatattatttatgggGATTAGTCATCAATgtgtaggtagacaaaaaaaatatacattcaaatgattaaaatactGGGGTCTAAAAcacatcatcattattattaaaatgagcAAATTTTATATCTACCTACACACTCCATTGATTATGAAGGTATTcccaaaaaattaataatataatattatctaaTCTCAAATCAGTAAAAACTAATTAAGTTTAATCATGAAAGATAACAAGATCTAGctttcaaaaacaaaatcttttttttttttttttttaattgatcatTACTAAAATAACTTGCTGACTTAGACTAATAAAacttatactaaaaaaaatatttcttttataaaacaagTCAAATTCTAAGTGATACACTGAGacctcataatattttttatttcattggcaacaattttattacatgaaAAGTTATAtcaatactattaaaaaaaaacaaatgtatggAACTATTGTCCATAttcttgaaaattttaattaaaaatacaaaaaaaataaaaaaaattgttgtttgaTAATATTCAGTTAAATGTTAAAGCTTTGTTAAATATTACGTCTCCTATCTAatgatacaattttatttttcttatattacatttactaattttaattgtttaaacaAAACACTAAAACTGTTGGTAGCACCCCATAAATACCGCACTATTATTGCTATTCTTCAAATACAAGTTATTACACAGTCAAAAAAAGatgtatttaaagtaaaataagatttaactactaaaatcatacaaacaattatttatgagGTAGGTTTGATTaaaggtatattttaaatacattttcaatatttttgctctagattaaaatatataaataacttctTTTAACAGCCGTGAGAAATAAAATTGGACTTAACAATGCATATGTTAACTTCTGCAACTTTTatgataacaaattaaaataaactggtCCTTTGTAGATAATTTAAATGTCTTGTCTATGTACTGTTCAGTTGTCTGTGttgttacttaaaattattacaataaaaagctATCACTATCTTACATTACATTGTAGTTTGAAAATGTGTTtatgaataacaaaaaattgttataaagttgtgttatttttaattaattattttttaaggtcCTGTTTCTCTAGTTGCTGATAGAgcaattagaaataattatgaCATTATCAAACAGATAacaatttatgatatatatatttctttcaaTATCGAAATCGACATTAACTGTcggatattttatatatatatattactaactGTGTTTTGCGATTTTGTCCGCGTAAGTTGTAAGTTCCGATTCCGTGGAAATACCTGAAATAGCCTTATTGCTATTTTGGACTTCCAGCTACCTCTGTACCAAGTTTCATTGCCATTGGTtcagaagtttttttttgtgtaacatAGTCCACCCATCCATCCCCACAAATTcgcatatataatattagtattagatTATCAGTATGGAGCTAATTagtatagttttattttcaataaatacacacacatatacgtCATTTTAATGATATCAAACTTTCGACTAacatttctataattttatctCGTGAAatcgtatttttattacactgaTGAATACATAACACTTCAACatataaaactttgtatttttCACTTATAAGAAACAGATTTTAGAAACTATTTTGTCTTACTCTATTAGTCTAATAAAATTTCGAATAAGAAATAGACTAAATAGATCATTAAACGTATTAAAGTGAAATTGTATGtaattacgaataaaaaaaaaataagattgcACAGAAATATCAAGCATTTGGTTGGTCGAGTTTTATTTTCGAATGCTGGATGATGATACACTTATCAGTTGACGACGTATCCGGTGCGTGGCCTTCGTTATAAGTTGAATCATAAACATCCGTCATAATATCGTCACTATGAGGGTACTCAATATTCATATaggaaaagaaaatatttgtaatgtagCAGAGGTAATCATTTATTGTGTGGTCCATTGTtgtaatcatcaaaattaaataatcaaagATTACGATTCCTATTTGAACGTAGCAAATCATCTGATACGAAAACGGGAATACCGATTATAGTCAAAcgttttaataaagtttaagcGAATGAGATACCACACTTGAAATCtcattatacatacataattcatATGAAACCCGAAATATAAACGTTTTAAGCTGAACTGATTAAAATTTACGTCAACCTTATCCAATTTAATAGCAATTACGGTTACGGCTCAGAGGAaaactttctttatttttcttgacTTTTAGacacattaattatttaagccACACGGTTTTACCCGCGTATTTTTAGTCCTTTTCGAAGTTTGAGATAAGAAAAGCCCGTTCTTATGTGTGTTTTCAACTATTTACATAATATCAGTTTTCAAAGCAAACAGTTCAGAGGCTTTAGCTTAAAAGAGTAACGTAACACCTATATAATCTTACAAACTTTCCCGTTCATGATAAATATACGAATAGCTAAAATTCAATTAGTTCAGATTACATACCCACACACAGATACTGATGCCTGActtttattagtataaaatacgttttgaaataaatacctCTAAGATTTTTCTAAGAGTCGTTTAAATGTTTTCtacaacttatttttatttctcatttattaaaatgaccCGAAAAGCAGGTCATGTCGCTGGTTTTGTATCGACTAAAACCGAGTTATAGCACGGTTCCGTATTAGGGTCGGCGAGAGAGAAGAAGGGAAAAGACTGAATAGATCCATTGTCAGCGCGACCTCAACGTCATGTACTTGCATCAGCTGATTCACGTCTTGCGTAGTATCTATTTTTAACTGTTGTCTCGCATCGTGTCTGAACTAATAACggcttattttgtttattattcatttattgccTCACAAATTTTAGCTaccgtttttaaataaaactcaatTCACGGTTCAATTTTGTCTTCAacgttttaa
Above is a genomic segment from Melitaea cinxia chromosome 5, ilMelCinx1.1, whole genome shotgun sequence containing:
- the LOC123653455 gene encoding elongation factor Tu-like, with translation MATISFAKSLVNPALKLVLKQSQPSYLRCVGVPSLTPLSIILRRNYAEKQVFERTKPHCNVGTIGHVDHGKTTLTAAITKVLADLNLAQKKGYSDIDNAPEEKARGITINVAHVEYQTEKRHYGHTDCPGHADYIKNMITGTAQMDGAILVVAATDGVMPQTREHLILAKQIGIQHVVVFINKVDAADQEMVELVEMEIRELMTEMGYDGDNIPVIKGSALCALEGKSPEIGTDAIVKLLEEVDSFIPTPVRELDKPFLLPVEAVHSIPGRGTVVTGRLYRGTLKKGTECEIVGHGKVMKTTVTGVEMFHKTLDEAQAGDQLGALVRAVKREQIKRGMVMAKPGTVKAHDSFEAAVYILSKEEGGRSKPFTSFIQLQMFSMTWDCATQVTIPQKEMVMPGEDATLNLRLVKPMVCEPGQRFTLRLGDLTLGTGVITKINANLSEEERLKIMEGKKAREKAAAAAAAKK
- the LOC123653456 gene encoding GTP-binding nuclear protein Ran; translated protein: MADDMPTFKCVLVGDGGTGKTTFVKRHLTGEFEKRYVATLGVEVHPLVFHTNRGPIRFNVWDTAGQEKFGGLRDGYYIQGQCAIIMFDVTSRVTYKNVPNWHRDLVRVCEGIPIVLCGNKVDIKDRKVKAKTIVFHRKKNLQYYDISAKSNYNFEKPFLWLARKLIGDGNLEFVAMPALVPPEVTMDPQWQNQIEKDLKEAQDTALPEEDEDL